From a region of the Mauremys mutica isolate MM-2020 ecotype Southern chromosome 12, ASM2049712v1, whole genome shotgun sequence genome:
- the LOC123345026 gene encoding olfactory receptor 1009-like → MENQTTVNEFILRNLSSDPQMQIFLFSVFLVIYLITLGSNIVIMVVIRADSHLHTPMYFFLFHLSFLDICYSSVTVPNALRNFVVEHKSISVNGCIVQMFFIILSMGAEIFILSAMAYDRYAAICDPLRYMERMSKGICVHLVSGSWAIGFFHALLNTVFTSKLHFCGPNEINHFSCELPLLLQRSCTDTLTNQVVLLTSVVIFGSSSFLLTLISYIHIISSILRIRSAAGRHKAFSTCSSHLIVVVLWYLTAFFQYTKPSSVSSVVLDEIFSIQYSILTPMLNPIIYSLKNKEVKIALGKTLGKLKFLK, encoded by the coding sequence ATGGAAAATCAAACCACAGTGAACGAATTTATTCTCCGGAACCTTTCCAGCGACCCACAGATGCAGATTTTCCTCTTCTCTGTGTTTTTAGTTATTTACCTAATCACTCTGGGTAGTAACATAGTGATCATGGTCGTGATAAGAGCTGATTCTCACCTTCACACCCCAATGTACTTCTTTCTCTTCCATTTATCCTTTCTTGACATCTGCTATTCCTCAGTCACGGTGCCTAACGCGCTGAGGAACTTCGTAGTAGAGCACAAAAGTATTTCTGTCAATGGCTGCATTGTCCAGATGTTCTTCATCATCCTCTCGATGGGTGCTGAAATTTTCATTCTCTCAGCGATGGCTTATGACCGCTACGCTGCCATCTGTGACCCATTGCGTTACATGGAGAGAATGAGCAAAGGGATCTGCGTTCACCTGGTGAGTGGCTCATGGGCAATAGGCTTCTTCCATGCCCTGCTTAACACTGTTTTTACCTCCAAGCTGCATTTCTGTGGGCCCAATGAAATCAACCATTTCAGCTGTGAGCTCCCTCTTCTATTGCAACGATCCTGCACAGACACCCTCACCAATCAAGTGGTGCTACTTACTTCTGTTGTGATATTTGGGTCAAGCTCCTTCCTCCTCACACTGATCTCCTACATTCACATCATCTCCAGCATCCTGAGGATACGGTCTGCGGCGGGcaggcataaagccttctccacctgcagctcccatcttATTGTGGTTGTTTTATGGTACCTGACAGCCTTTTTCCAGTACACAAAACCCAGCTCAGTCTCCTCTGTGGTTCTGGATGAAATATTCTCCATCCAGTACAGCATCTTGAcccccatgttaaaccccatcatctacagcctgaaaaacaaggaggtgaaaATAGCACTAGGGAAAACATTGGGGAAATTGAAGTTTCTCAAGTAG
- the LOC123345097 gene encoding olfactory receptor 5V1-like, whose translation MENQTTVTDFILQKLSSDPKMQIFLFSMFLVIYLITLGSNIVIMVVIRADSHLHTPMYFFLFHLSFVDICYASVTVPNMLINFLVEHKTISVNGCIVQMFFIILSIGAEGFILSAMAYDRYAAICDPLRYMERMSKGICVQLVSGVWTIGFFHALLNTVFTSKLRFCGPNEINHFSCELPPLLQRSCTDTFTNQVVLLTSVVILGSISFLLTLISYIHIISTILRIRSAEGRHKAFSTCSSHLIVVVLWYLAAFFQYTKPSSVSSLVLDEIVSIQYSILTPMLNPIIYSLKNKEVKIALGKTLGKLKFLK comes from the coding sequence ATGGAAAATCAAACCACAGTGACTGACTTTATTCTCCAGAAACTTTCCAGTGACCCAAAGATGCAGATTTTCCTCTTCTCAATGTTTTTAGTTATTTACCTAATCACTCTGGGTAGTAACATAGTGATCATGGTGGTGATAAGAGCTGATTCTCACCTTCATACCCCTATGTACTTCTTTCTCTTCCATTTATCCTTTGTTGATATCTGCTATGCCTCAGTCACGGTGCCTAATATGCTGATAAACTTCCTAGTAGAGCACAAAACTATTTCTGTCAATGGCTGCATTGTCCAGATGTTCTTCATCATCCTCTCAATTGGTGCTGAAGGTTTCATTCTCTCAGCCATGGCTTATGACCGCTATGCTGCCATCTGTGACCCATTGCGTTACATGGAAAGAATGAGCAAAGGGATCTGTGTTCAGCTGGTTAGTGGGGTATGGACAATAGGCTTCTTCCATGCCCTGCTTAATACTGTTTTTACCTCCAAGTTGCGTTTCTGTGGGCCCAATGAAATCAACCATTTCAGCTGTGAACTCCCTCCTCTATTGCAACGATCCTGCACAGACACCTTCACCAATCAAGTGGTGCTTCTTACTTCTGTTGTGATATTGGGGTCAATCTCCTTCCTCCTCACGCTGATCTCCTACATTCACATCATATCCACCATCCTGAGGATACGGTCTGCGGAGGGcaggcataaagccttctccacctgcagctcccacctgatTGTAGTTGTTTTATGGTACCTGGCAGCCTTTTTCCAGTACACAAAACCCAGCTCAGTCTCCTCTCTGGTTCTGGATGAAATAGTCTCCATCCAGTACAGCATCTTGACTCCCatgttaaaccccatcatctacagcctgaaaaacaaggaggtgaaaATAGCACTAGGGAAAACGTTGGGGAAATTGAAGTTTCTCAAGTAG